In the Thermoanaerobaculia bacterium genome, one interval contains:
- a CDS encoding adenylate/guanylate cyclase domain-containing protein — MIQLFYEVDGRPQVYTLLKEEISIGRSSENDVVLNDFSVSRKHAILVRKDEAWFVRDNHSTNGVRVNGKNVSDIEVKDGDELAVGTFTLRLRDDPSIVSYPRGADKKESTSTFIRPLAEFNEDFGLEKDLPPADSTVLRKRGSLDLAYKNKVFEILVQVAKTLISADELETVLEKVMDLIFEYLPVDRGFLLLIDETGDLKTRVARVKSSRMTATAEGEVPFSRTIVDMVVRQKVAFLTSDAQKDDRFDMGQSIRIQHIRSAMCVPLWDRGTVIGVIHVDSPIYVGTFKSEDLDLLTALANFAAVAIERASLHARVEEDKRIRTRLERYHSPAVIEEIIADSSGTGALNRARTKSVTVLFADLVGFTTLSEKMAPETVSTMLNTFFTHAAEAVFSVDGTLDKFIGDEAMAFFGAPIDQPDHAWRAIMAALKIREALAGWNRQREAAGERPLEVRIAINTGEVVVGEIGSDRRVDYTVLGTPVNIAARIEQFVAAPGDIVIGPETYEAVKDRVNAAQMGFFALKGLVSQVPLFKVLGLTDRDVGNRPTLEAPPAAP, encoded by the coding sequence GTGATCCAGCTTTTCTACGAGGTTGACGGGCGCCCCCAGGTGTACACGCTCCTGAAGGAGGAGATTTCGATCGGGCGATCCTCCGAGAACGACGTGGTCCTGAACGATTTCTCGGTCTCGCGAAAGCACGCGATCCTCGTCCGGAAGGACGAGGCGTGGTTCGTCCGCGACAACCATTCGACCAACGGCGTTCGGGTGAACGGGAAGAACGTCAGCGACATCGAGGTCAAGGACGGAGACGAGCTCGCCGTCGGGACGTTCACGCTGCGCCTCCGCGACGATCCGTCGATCGTGAGCTACCCGCGCGGCGCCGACAAGAAGGAATCGACGTCGACCTTCATCCGGCCGCTCGCGGAATTCAACGAGGACTTCGGCCTCGAGAAGGACCTCCCTCCGGCGGATTCGACCGTTCTGCGGAAGCGGGGCTCCCTCGACCTCGCGTACAAGAACAAGGTCTTCGAGATCCTGGTGCAGGTCGCGAAGACCCTGATCTCGGCCGACGAGCTCGAGACCGTGCTCGAGAAGGTCATGGACCTGATCTTCGAGTACCTCCCGGTCGATCGCGGCTTCCTCCTCCTGATCGACGAGACGGGGGATCTCAAGACGCGGGTCGCGCGCGTGAAGTCTTCGCGGATGACGGCCACCGCCGAAGGGGAAGTGCCGTTTTCGCGGACGATCGTCGACATGGTCGTCCGCCAGAAGGTCGCCTTCCTCACCTCCGACGCCCAGAAGGACGACCGGTTCGACATGGGCCAGTCGATCCGGATCCAGCACATCCGCTCCGCGATGTGCGTGCCCCTCTGGGACCGGGGCACCGTGATCGGCGTCATCCACGTGGACTCGCCGATCTACGTCGGGACGTTCAAGAGCGAGGATCTGGATCTGCTGACGGCGCTCGCGAACTTCGCGGCGGTCGCGATCGAGCGCGCGAGCCTTCACGCTCGCGTCGAGGAGGACAAGCGGATCCGGACGCGCCTGGAGCGATATCACTCGCCGGCGGTGATCGAGGAGATCATCGCGGACTCCTCCGGGACGGGGGCGCTCAACCGCGCGCGGACCAAGAGCGTGACCGTCCTGTTCGCCGATCTCGTCGGGTTCACGACGCTCTCCGAGAAGATGGCTCCGGAAACCGTCTCCACGATGCTGAACACGTTTTTCACCCACGCGGCGGAAGCCGTGTTTTCCGTCGACGGGACGCTCGACAAGTTCATCGGCGACGAGGCGATGGCCTTCTTCGGCGCCCCGATCGACCAGCCCGACCACGCCTGGCGCGCGATCATGGCGGCGCTCAAGATCCGCGAAGCGCTGGCGGGCTGGAACCGGCAGCGCGAGGCCGCCGGAGAGCGGCCCCTCGAGGTGCGGATCGCGATCAACACCGGCGAGGTGGTCGTCGGCGAGATCGGTTCCGACCGGCGCGTGGATTACACGGTGCTCGGCACGCCCGTCAACATCGCGGCGCGCATCGAACAGTTCGTGGCCGCGCCGGGCGACATCGTCATCGGCCCGGAGACGTACGAGGCGGTCAAGGACCGGGTGAACGCCGCGCAGATGGGTTTCTTCGCCCTGAAGGGCCTGGTTTCGCAGGTTCCGCTCTTCAAGGTCCTCGGATTGACGGATCGCGACGTCGGAAACCGGCCGACGCTCGAGGCGCCCCCGGCGGCTCCGTAG